From the genome of Sandaracinaceae bacterium, one region includes:
- a CDS encoding SDR family oxidoreductase, protein MPHAVVVGGNRGIALEMVRQLCARTEPVWQVSVVCRSGNDELAPLGARVYAGVDVTRDEGVTAASDALAGAPIDLLVLAAGVLERNALTPLDVASVRRQFEVNALAPLRMVSTLLEQLAPGSKVALLTSRMGSIADNDSGSHYGYRMSKAALNAAGKSLAIDLAPRGIAVGVLHPGYVRTRMTGNTGLIDADESARLLLQRIDELDAGTSGSFRHANGDELPW, encoded by the coding sequence ATGCCTCATGCAGTCGTGGTGGGTGGAAACCGGGGGATTGCCCTCGAGATGGTGCGCCAGCTGTGCGCGCGCACGGAACCGGTGTGGCAGGTCAGCGTGGTGTGCCGTAGCGGGAACGACGAGCTCGCGCCGCTGGGAGCCCGCGTGTACGCGGGCGTCGACGTGACCCGCGACGAGGGCGTCACCGCGGCGAGCGATGCCTTGGCCGGCGCGCCGATCGACCTCTTGGTGCTGGCTGCGGGTGTCCTCGAGCGCAACGCGCTCACGCCCCTGGACGTCGCGTCGGTCCGGCGGCAGTTCGAGGTCAACGCCTTGGCGCCATTGCGCATGGTCTCGACCCTGCTGGAGCAGCTCGCGCCCGGATCGAAGGTCGCGCTCCTGACCAGCCGCATGGGCTCCATCGCCGACAACGACAGCGGCTCGCACTACGGCTACCGCATGAGCAAGGCCGCGCTCAACGCTGCAGGCAAGTCACTGGCCATCGACCTCGCGCCCCGAGGCATCGCGGTGGGCGTGCTGCACCCCGGCTACGTGCGCACGCGCATGACCGGCAACACGGGGCTCATCGACGCCGACGAGAGCGCGCGCCTGCTGCTGCAGCGCATCGACGAGCTCGACGCAGGGACCAGCGGCTCCTTCCGTCACGCCAACGGCGACGAGCTCCCGTGGTGA
- a CDS encoding YbaB/EbfC family nucleoid-associated protein has translation MKFRGGMNELMRQASRMQRKIEKRREELATEEFEAGAGNDQVKAVATGNAEIVRITIDPALLESEGLEMVQDLVVAACNAALTKAREHVDGELEQVTGGLKIPGMT, from the coding sequence ATGAAGTTTCGCGGTGGAATGAACGAACTCATGCGGCAGGCGAGCCGCATGCAACGCAAGATCGAGAAGCGGCGGGAGGAGCTGGCGACGGAGGAGTTCGAGGCCGGCGCGGGCAACGATCAGGTCAAGGCCGTCGCCACGGGGAACGCCGAGATCGTCCGCATCACCATCGACCCGGCGCTGCTCGAGTCCGAGGGGCTCGAGATGGTGCAGGACCTGGTCGTCGCGGCTTGCAACGCCGCCCTCACCAAGGCCCGCGAGCACGTCGATGGCGAGCTGGAGCAGGTCACGGGTGGCCTCAAGATCCCAGGCATGACCTGA
- the dnaX gene encoding DNA polymerase III subunit gamma/tau gives MAYTVFARKYRPQTFEDLVGQEHVARTLRNAIAADRVAHAFLFTGVRGVGKTTSARLLAKCLCCEQGPTATPCNVCPPCVDITASVDVDVQEIDGASNNGVDDVRRLQESLPYRPQRDRFKIVIVDEVHMLSAGAFNAFLKTLEEPPPHVKFIFATTESHKVPVTIRSRCQRYDFRLIPQSVVAKAVRRILDAEGVVADDAAVNLVANEAAGSMRDALTLLDQIVAFGDGELVGAEVAETLGIAARESLFAVVEATLTGDGAAVLRAVQTLAGKGVDTGHLSRQLVQLLRDLVVLRVAEGVDELVDFVDAERERARELAEKVSVLELQRVFSAVSKLVDDVAVSSQPLRVLEMGLVRVATRPPLEDVATLLARLAAVQKALSDWDGGGRGPLGGGPENARGGGPARGGGAPRRADAAPSDVGGGNVEAHLAPEADAAPQPRDEAGPSRAVEGVATVGTNTPLASAPTAMRDAVVEPASDSEASEPARATAATGSGAPPRERPAPPRRSALAAALAYAERASEPPSASGPARDEARSEQGVSEGPSAAPEVGAGAAGPRDVAHQAFPEAGAARPTPSQPTLRRSSFLEWEQLVARIEHASPALAGALEEAVPRLVNADRVLLAFHSDFTRSLVEQGADVLLAAAAAHFGQRPELALDLLDASEGAGQSLAAVSQSRRDAAKNKRKHEALAHPMVLEAFDIFPDARGKAVVRFEA, from the coding sequence ATGGCCTACACCGTCTTTGCTCGCAAGTACCGTCCACAGACCTTCGAGGACCTGGTGGGCCAGGAGCACGTGGCGCGCACGCTGCGCAACGCCATCGCGGCCGACCGCGTGGCGCACGCCTTCCTGTTCACTGGCGTGCGAGGTGTCGGGAAGACCACCAGCGCGCGCCTGTTGGCCAAGTGTCTGTGCTGCGAGCAGGGCCCCACCGCGACCCCGTGCAACGTGTGCCCCCCGTGTGTGGACATCACGGCCAGCGTGGACGTGGACGTGCAGGAAATCGACGGCGCGTCCAACAACGGCGTGGACGATGTGCGGCGACTGCAGGAGTCCCTGCCGTACCGGCCGCAGCGGGACCGCTTCAAGATCGTGATCGTCGACGAGGTGCACATGCTCTCCGCGGGTGCCTTCAACGCCTTCCTCAAGACGCTCGAGGAGCCCCCGCCGCACGTGAAGTTCATCTTCGCGACGACGGAGAGCCACAAGGTCCCCGTCACGATCCGTTCGCGCTGCCAGCGCTACGACTTCCGGCTCATCCCCCAGAGCGTGGTCGCGAAGGCCGTGCGCCGCATCCTGGACGCGGAGGGGGTCGTCGCAGACGACGCGGCGGTGAACCTGGTGGCGAACGAAGCAGCCGGGTCGATGCGAGATGCCCTCACGCTGCTGGACCAGATCGTCGCGTTCGGCGATGGAGAGCTCGTCGGCGCCGAGGTGGCAGAGACGCTCGGCATCGCCGCGCGGGAGTCGCTCTTCGCGGTGGTGGAGGCGACGCTGACGGGCGACGGTGCAGCCGTGCTCCGGGCGGTGCAGACGTTGGCCGGCAAGGGCGTGGACACGGGTCACCTCAGCCGTCAGCTGGTCCAGCTGTTGCGCGACTTGGTGGTGCTGCGCGTGGCGGAGGGCGTCGACGAGCTGGTCGACTTCGTGGACGCGGAGCGCGAGCGAGCTCGCGAGCTGGCCGAGAAGGTGTCGGTCCTCGAGCTGCAGCGCGTGTTCTCTGCGGTGTCCAAGCTGGTGGACGACGTGGCGGTGTCCAGTCAGCCGCTGCGCGTCCTCGAGATGGGCCTGGTGCGTGTGGCCACGCGGCCGCCCCTCGAGGACGTGGCCACACTCTTGGCGCGGCTCGCGGCGGTGCAGAAGGCCCTGTCCGACTGGGACGGTGGTGGGCGGGGCCCGCTCGGCGGAGGGCCGGAGAACGCACGCGGCGGCGGCCCCGCGCGCGGGGGTGGGGCGCCCCGTCGGGCAGACGCCGCGCCGTCCGACGTGGGCGGGGGCAACGTCGAGGCACACCTCGCTCCGGAAGCCGACGCCGCTCCGCAGCCGCGCGACGAAGCTGGGCCGAGCCGAGCGGTCGAGGGGGTGGCGACCGTCGGGACAAACACCCCCCTCGCGTCCGCCCCCACCGCGATGCGCGACGCGGTGGTGGAGCCCGCCTCGGACTCCGAGGCCAGCGAGCCCGCGCGGGCAACCGCAGCGACCGGGTCGGGAGCCCCGCCTCGGGAGCGTCCCGCTCCGCCGCGCCGAAGCGCCCTCGCTGCGGCGCTCGCGTACGCGGAGCGCGCGAGCGAGCCACCGAGCGCTTCCGGGCCCGCCCGCGACGAAGCGCGCAGTGAGCAAGGGGTCTCCGAGGGCCCCAGCGCCGCTCCCGAGGTTGGAGCGGGCGCAGCGGGACCCCGCGACGTGGCGCACCAGGCCTTTCCGGAGGCTGGGGCCGCTCGACCCACGCCGTCCCAACCCACCCTGAGGCGTTCCTCGTTCCTCGAGTGGGAGCAGCTCGTCGCACGCATCGAGCACGCGTCGCCCGCGCTGGCCGGCGCCCTCGAAGAGGCGGTGCCCAGGCTCGTCAACGCGGACCGGGTGCTGCTCGCGTTCCACTCGGACTTCACGCGCTCCTTGGTCGAGCAGGGGGCCGACGTGCTCCTGGCCGCAGCCGCGGCGCACTTCGGGCAGCGTCCCGAGCTGGCGCTCGACCTGCTCGACGCCAGTGAAGGGGCAGGACAGTCGCTGGCGGCTGTCAGCCAATCCCGCCGGGACGCGGCGAAGAACAAACGAAAACACGAGGCGCTCGCCCACCCGATGGTGCTAGAAGCCTTCGACATCTTCCCCGACGCCCGCGGTAAGGCGGTCGTTCGGTTCGAGGCATGA
- a CDS encoding fatty acid desaturase, producing MRHPAFIYEAIRAGQAYHYRTKRAVVHNAINAGCALLLLAALVVTAWAGTVISPLLYVPVASVVFGWLYFALFVLVVHEASHAMFLIAEDRRLHLWLNRIPGTLVATVFATHYGKHWERGHLEHHVRPLEVNDPQQYNCEVGRPLAVGVARNVFIPGWLFLERTIFRTKRAGGKSSSSKGVIVAFIVIWAVGLTVAGLTLGGPVALAAFLGIHVLTAWNLVKGALEHGGALRHERDPFFRSRTTLFFGRRALMPFNITLHFEHHLNFCVPWYDLPRYHRDVRRIVPASVAEDMINAEPLRQLAGQLGGLSPESVRVVSQLVG from the coding sequence GTGCGACACCCAGCGTTCATCTACGAGGCGATCCGCGCGGGCCAGGCGTACCACTACCGTACGAAGCGCGCCGTCGTGCACAACGCCATCAACGCGGGCTGTGCGCTGCTGCTGCTGGCGGCGCTCGTCGTGACGGCGTGGGCGGGCACGGTGATCAGCCCGCTGCTCTACGTGCCTGTCGCGTCCGTGGTGTTCGGGTGGCTCTACTTCGCGCTGTTCGTGCTGGTCGTGCACGAGGCCTCGCACGCGATGTTCCTCATCGCGGAGGACCGGCGCCTCCACCTGTGGCTCAACCGCATCCCGGGCACGTTGGTCGCCACCGTGTTCGCGACGCACTACGGCAAGCACTGGGAGCGCGGGCACCTCGAACACCACGTGCGGCCGCTCGAGGTCAACGATCCGCAGCAGTACAACTGCGAGGTCGGTCGGCCCCTCGCGGTGGGCGTCGCGCGCAACGTCTTCATCCCGGGCTGGCTGTTTCTGGAGCGCACCATCTTTCGCACCAAGCGGGCCGGGGGGAAGTCGTCCAGCAGCAAGGGCGTGATCGTGGCCTTCATCGTCATCTGGGCTGTAGGGCTGACCGTCGCCGGGCTCACGCTCGGCGGCCCGGTAGCCCTCGCGGCGTTCCTCGGGATCCACGTGCTGACGGCGTGGAACCTGGTGAAGGGCGCGCTGGAGCACGGCGGCGCGCTGCGACACGAGCGCGATCCATTCTTCCGCTCGCGCACGACGCTGTTCTTCGGACGCAGGGCGCTGATGCCGTTCAACATCACGCTGCACTTCGAGCACCACCTGAACTTCTGCGTCCCCTGGTACGACCTCCCGCGCTACCACCGCGACGTGCGCCGGATCGTGCCCGCGTCCGTGGCGGAGGACATGATCAACGCGGAGCCGCTACGCCAGCTGGCCGGCCAGCTGGGAGGCCTCAGCCCGGAGTCCGTGCGCGTGGTCAGCCAGTTGGTCGGCTGA
- a CDS encoding HlyC/CorC family transporter, which produces MDDPPQTLFALALVTFAGVAFSATSGGLAALGEARLHAIAEEGDARGRAAQDVLARLPQLRTRLVVGRFICIVAMALLALRATQDPQAAVLWLIPAAIVYGVLADVASSITRRRAARMALPLVRFMRPLELLVAPVAVPMVLLRRLTERWVEPAQEENPAQITALAVEHMIDAGEEQGSIEEGHAEMLRSLLDFRDTVTREVMVPRPRVVAFSLTTDMPALLDGVVESGHSRYPVYGDGPDQIEGILYAKDLFQALRGVQDPAELELGSLIRKPAFMVSDAAKIVDVLREMQARRSHLAIVKDEFGATSGVITLEDILEEIVGEIQDEYDDDEDVARISEVTPGQYNVDGAMLVDDLETELDATLREGTSSDTIGGLMVELAGRVPVVGDVVQVGDFELTVKEVDGRRVSLLQLTPRTTPEEQGATG; this is translated from the coding sequence TTGGACGACCCTCCTCAAACCCTCTTCGCGCTTGCCCTCGTCACCTTCGCCGGTGTCGCCTTCTCTGCGACCAGCGGAGGGCTCGCGGCGCTTGGTGAGGCTCGCCTGCACGCCATCGCAGAGGAGGGCGACGCGCGCGGCCGTGCCGCGCAAGACGTGCTCGCGCGGCTCCCGCAGCTCCGAACGCGCTTGGTCGTCGGTCGCTTCATCTGCATCGTGGCGATGGCGCTGCTCGCCTTGCGCGCGACCCAGGACCCGCAGGCGGCCGTGCTCTGGCTCATCCCTGCGGCCATCGTGTACGGGGTGCTCGCGGACGTCGCCTCGTCCATCACCCGCCGCCGCGCAGCGCGCATGGCGCTCCCGCTCGTGCGCTTCATGCGTCCGCTCGAGCTGCTGGTGGCGCCCGTGGCCGTGCCCATGGTGCTGCTTCGTCGGCTGACCGAGCGGTGGGTGGAGCCCGCGCAGGAAGAGAACCCTGCGCAGATCACCGCGCTCGCCGTGGAGCACATGATCGACGCTGGCGAAGAGCAGGGGTCCATCGAAGAGGGGCACGCCGAGATGTTGCGCAGCCTGCTCGACTTCCGCGACACCGTGACGCGTGAGGTGATGGTGCCGCGGCCGCGGGTGGTCGCGTTCTCCCTGACCACGGACATGCCTGCGCTGTTGGACGGCGTGGTCGAGAGCGGGCACAGCCGTTACCCCGTGTACGGCGACGGTCCAGACCAGATCGAGGGTATTCTCTACGCGAAGGACCTGTTTCAAGCGCTGCGAGGGGTGCAGGACCCCGCCGAGCTCGAGCTCGGGTCGCTCATCCGCAAGCCCGCGTTCATGGTGAGTGACGCTGCCAAGATCGTGGACGTGCTACGCGAGATGCAGGCCCGTCGGTCGCACCTGGCCATCGTGAAGGACGAGTTCGGGGCCACGTCGGGGGTCATTACGTTGGAGGACATCCTCGAGGAGATCGTCGGGGAGATCCAGGACGAGTACGACGACGACGAAGACGTCGCGCGCATCTCCGAGGTCACGCCGGGGCAGTACAACGTCGACGGCGCCATGCTGGTCGACGACCTCGAGACCGAGCTGGATGCGACGCTGCGAGAGGGGACCTCGTCGGACACCATCGGCGGTCTCATGGTCGAGCTCGCCGGACGAGTACCCGTGGTCGGCGACGTGGTGCAGGTGGGCGACTTCGAGCTGACGGTGAAAGAGGTGGACGGACGCCGCGTCAGCCTCCTGCAGCTCACCCCCCGGACGACCCCCGAAGAGCAGGGCGCCACCGGCTGA
- the recR gene encoding recombination protein RecR, which produces MADADPIAELIRLLARLPGIGERSAGRLVFHLLAGDSAYTEALGGALAALHERVKRCVDCGNFGATERCGICQDPRRDDAVLCVVARVPDLHAIERSGSFRGRYHVLHRLLAPLDGVGPADLPLDALVERVRRHGTREVIVATPLNVEGEATALFVAQVLAAEGVTVSRIASGMPHGSELEFTDQVTLGRALSGRRALG; this is translated from the coding sequence GTGGCCGACGCGGACCCCATCGCGGAGCTGATTCGCCTCCTGGCGCGCCTCCCGGGCATCGGTGAGCGGAGCGCCGGCCGGCTGGTCTTCCATCTCCTGGCGGGGGACTCGGCCTACACCGAGGCCCTCGGGGGTGCCCTGGCGGCGCTGCATGAGCGCGTGAAGCGCTGCGTGGACTGCGGAAACTTCGGGGCCACCGAGCGCTGCGGAATCTGCCAAGACCCGCGCCGGGACGACGCCGTCTTGTGCGTCGTCGCCCGCGTGCCCGACCTGCACGCCATCGAGCGCAGCGGCAGCTTCCGGGGGCGCTATCACGTGCTGCACAGGCTTTTGGCGCCGCTCGACGGGGTCGGCCCGGCAGACCTCCCGCTCGACGCGCTGGTCGAGCGCGTGCGTCGGCACGGCACCCGCGAGGTCATCGTCGCGACGCCGCTCAACGTCGAGGGGGAGGCCACGGCGCTGTTCGTGGCGCAGGTGTTGGCCGCCGAGGGCGTCACGGTCAGCCGTATCGCGAGCGGCATGCCGCACGGCAGTGAGCTGGAGTTCACTGATCAAGTCACCCTCGGCCGCGCGCTCTCCGGCCGCCGCGCGCTCGGTTGA